In Novipirellula caenicola, one genomic interval encodes:
- the yidC gene encoding membrane protein insertase YidC, translating to MERRLLTFIIYSTAFLVIYMSLRHWVLPPPQPIAKDKQQVAAPLDEDDQEADEESVVDPDRSDAESSDDADTAEETAADATPERPKTPQWVTLGSMDPKAGYSMLVTLNSRGGAIERIELVQREENGKLKYRRVDIRSGYIGYLAATPAESVDGVRVNVVGPGTPAQLAGLQVGDIITKINGKPIVRRNDIDAALVKTKPGESVKVELLHRSGAAASGDSDNSGDDSLTPQTVTVKLSEHPLDLIRLARDGGADEVIGNYSELSCLLTLAQVNRKGILVGDEAIKGIADPASLVWSIDNRDKSAGVALSDVDELRFRLQLSGEELDKAKGQPLELVRSYRLAKASYVIDMGIQIENKGDQPQDVAYRLHGPNGLTLEGWWYSNKISPNFSGAAARDIVYTSVANRHELLSGYDLLKLAKKQPEDPDQSIYSPDSDVSTQSLKYVAVDAQYFVAAYLPEAGKKAFTEMQRVSAGIVADADQIPRHKERAVNTTFYLTSNVSTVKPGESLTQTLRLFAGPKDPDVVEEYGLGDTIYYGWFSPFARLLAGLLHIIGGVVGNYAVAIILLTVLVRGLMFPLSRKAAINAQRMQELAPELKKISEKYKDDMEGRLKAQRELQARVGFNPMAGCLPMFLQLPIFIGLYRALSVDIELRQKAVSSATSWASNLAGPDMAAYWGDWLWDYLSGRGTGWLGPYFNVLPVFVVGLFLLQQKMFMPPATDEQTAMTQKMMNIMTLMMGLFFFRVPAGLCIYFITSSLWGICERILVKKTLPDKKHFDLGVIDGTAVPTEKKDKPLTLADRIRNQVNKPEEPIERPNKRRRPDLKKKR from the coding sequence GTGGAACGGCGTCTACTCACTTTCATTATCTACTCCACAGCATTCTTGGTCATCTACATGTCGTTGCGGCATTGGGTACTGCCTCCGCCTCAACCGATCGCCAAGGACAAACAGCAGGTTGCCGCACCGCTGGATGAAGACGATCAGGAAGCAGATGAGGAATCCGTGGTGGACCCGGATCGTAGCGACGCCGAATCGAGCGACGATGCCGACACCGCCGAGGAAACTGCCGCCGACGCGACTCCCGAGCGTCCCAAGACGCCCCAGTGGGTGACGCTGGGATCGATGGACCCCAAGGCGGGCTACTCGATGTTGGTCACGCTGAACAGTCGTGGCGGTGCGATTGAGCGGATCGAATTGGTTCAGCGCGAAGAAAACGGCAAACTGAAGTATCGCCGCGTCGACATCCGCAGCGGGTACATCGGCTACTTGGCCGCGACGCCCGCCGAATCGGTCGACGGCGTCCGCGTCAATGTGGTGGGGCCAGGGACTCCGGCTCAGCTCGCTGGGCTGCAGGTGGGCGACATCATTACCAAAATCAATGGCAAACCGATTGTCCGCCGTAACGACATCGATGCTGCCTTGGTGAAAACCAAACCGGGTGAATCGGTCAAAGTCGAACTGCTGCATCGCTCCGGCGCGGCGGCATCCGGCGATTCGGACAATTCGGGCGACGATTCGCTAACGCCGCAAACGGTTACCGTCAAACTGAGCGAACACCCATTGGATTTGATTCGTTTGGCACGCGATGGTGGTGCAGACGAAGTGATTGGTAACTATTCCGAGTTGTCCTGTTTGCTAACGTTGGCCCAGGTCAATCGCAAAGGGATTTTGGTCGGCGACGAAGCGATCAAAGGCATCGCGGATCCTGCCAGCTTGGTGTGGTCGATCGACAACAGAGACAAGTCTGCGGGCGTCGCGCTGAGCGATGTCGACGAGTTGCGTTTTCGTTTGCAGCTCAGCGGCGAAGAACTCGACAAAGCCAAAGGGCAACCGCTGGAATTGGTTCGCAGCTATCGTCTAGCCAAAGCCAGCTACGTGATCGATATGGGGATTCAGATCGAGAACAAAGGCGATCAGCCTCAAGATGTTGCCTACCGGCTTCATGGCCCCAACGGTTTGACGTTAGAGGGTTGGTGGTACAGCAACAAGATTAGCCCCAATTTCAGCGGAGCGGCGGCTCGCGATATCGTATACACCAGTGTCGCAAATCGGCACGAATTGCTGAGCGGTTACGATCTGTTGAAGCTTGCCAAGAAGCAGCCCGAAGATCCGGATCAGTCGATCTATTCGCCCGACTCGGATGTCAGCACCCAATCGCTGAAGTACGTCGCCGTCGATGCGCAGTACTTCGTTGCCGCTTATCTACCCGAAGCTGGCAAGAAGGCGTTTACTGAAATGCAACGCGTTTCAGCGGGGATTGTGGCGGATGCCGATCAGATCCCACGCCACAAAGAACGAGCCGTCAACACGACCTTTTATCTGACCAGCAACGTCAGCACGGTCAAGCCGGGCGAATCCTTGACGCAGACGCTGCGTCTGTTCGCCGGCCCCAAGGACCCGGACGTGGTTGAAGAATATGGTTTGGGCGACACCATCTATTACGGTTGGTTTTCTCCGTTCGCTCGTTTGTTGGCTGGATTGCTGCACATCATCGGCGGTGTGGTCGGAAACTATGCAGTTGCGATCATTTTGTTGACCGTGTTGGTGCGGGGATTGATGTTTCCGCTGAGCCGCAAAGCGGCCATCAATGCACAGCGGATGCAGGAGTTGGCACCTGAGCTGAAGAAGATCTCCGAAAAATACAAAGACGACATGGAAGGCCGCTTGAAGGCCCAGCGTGAACTGCAGGCTCGGGTGGGTTTTAATCCGATGGCCGGTTGTTTGCCGATGTTCCTGCAGTTGCCGATCTTTATCGGGTTGTACCGAGCCTTGTCGGTCGACATCGAGCTTCGTCAAAAGGCGGTCTCGTCGGCGACAAGCTGGGCGTCCAACTTGGCGGGCCCCGATATGGCGGCCTATTGGGGCGATTGGCTGTGGGATTATTTGTCCGGCCGTGGCACCGGTTGGCTCGGGCCCTATTTCAATGTGCTGCCTGTATTTGTGGTCGGCTTGTTCCTGTTGCAGCAAAAGATGTTCATGCCGCCTGCGACGGACGAGCAGACTGCGATGACGCAGAAAATGATGAACATCATGACCTTGATGATGGGATTGTTTTTCTTTCGGGTCCCTGCCGGTCTCTGTATCTACTTTATCACCAGTAGTTTGTGGGGGATTTGCGAACGGATTTTGGTCAAGAAGACGTTGCCCGATAAGAAGCACTTTGATCTTGGCGTGATCGATGGCACCGCGGTTCCGACCGAAAAGAAGGACAAACCGTTGACGCTGGCCGATCGCATTCGCAATCAAGTCAACAAGCCCGAAGAACCGATCGAGCGACCCAACAAACGTCGCCGTCCCGATCTGAAGAAGAAGCGATAG
- a CDS encoding TraR/DksA family transcriptional regulator, producing MPRKDALLKLRENLIRRRDALSRALAGDLSLLQELHQQKTGDVLDAAADTMQDELNSQLLEVESRELSAIEEAIMRMEQGGYGDCVDCGKPIPLTRLRAIPYATECIACRRKSEMSSGAAGAVSWNRVFEDAEVDSV from the coding sequence ATGCCACGAAAAGACGCGTTGTTAAAGCTCCGAGAAAATCTGATCCGTCGCCGCGATGCATTAAGTCGTGCTTTGGCGGGTGACTTGAGCTTGTTGCAAGAGCTGCATCAACAAAAGACCGGTGACGTGCTTGACGCCGCAGCGGACACGATGCAAGACGAACTCAACAGCCAGCTGTTGGAAGTGGAAAGCCGCGAGCTGAGCGCAATCGAAGAAGCGATCATGCGAATGGAACAGGGTGGATATGGGGATTGTGTCGATTGCGGCAAACCGATTCCATTGACCCGTCTTCGTGCGATTCCATACGCAACCGAATGCATCGCATGCCGACGTAAATCCGAAATGTCCAGCGGCGCAGCCGGTGCGGTCAGTTGGAACCGAGTCTTCGAAGATGCCGAAGTCGACTCGGTCTAG
- a CDS encoding S1C family serine protease: MACALAFGITSIGFAQNPTIIKRSIDFSPKSPSYSATDSVPTPPHFSGREFSGRDSASRSESGYAADSAYQENRSVSVRRPSLDESTEPLIEDQRERLFDELAEEFSMFDRLGNLVRRVSTLVKPSVIHIEAHKTEKNESYDEAGAGVVLRINNETWVMTNRHVIVSASPKQILLRTSDGREFHPVKVLSDPSTDVAVMKVNGIDLPAARLGDSDSTEIGDFVIAIGSPFGLSHSVTFGILSAKGRRDLSLGEQRIDLQDFFQTDAAINPGNSGGPLLNLRGEVVALNTAIASSSGGSEGIGFAIPMNMAIKVADQLVRNGHLRRGYLGVTLDPDFSVADLAAAGYREKGGALVKNVRPGSPAELAHLQRGDIIVEFDGSPVENDDHLVARVGLTPIGSSIPMIIYRDGKRYRTAVTLTDMN, encoded by the coding sequence ATGGCGTGCGCGTTGGCATTTGGGATAACGTCCATTGGATTCGCACAGAACCCCACGATCATCAAACGCTCAATCGACTTCAGCCCTAAGTCGCCTTCGTACAGTGCCACCGATAGCGTGCCGACGCCACCCCATTTTTCAGGGCGTGAGTTTTCGGGGCGTGATTCTGCATCCCGGTCCGAGTCCGGCTACGCAGCCGATTCGGCTTATCAAGAGAACCGCTCGGTCAGCGTTCGTCGCCCATCGCTTGACGAGTCGACCGAACCGCTGATCGAAGATCAACGCGAACGTTTGTTCGATGAGCTGGCCGAAGAGTTCAGCATGTTCGATCGGTTAGGCAACCTCGTTCGCCGTGTGTCCACGTTGGTCAAACCCAGCGTGATCCATATCGAAGCTCACAAAACTGAAAAGAACGAATCCTACGACGAAGCCGGCGCCGGCGTTGTATTGCGGATCAACAATGAAACTTGGGTGATGACCAATCGGCACGTGATCGTCAGCGCCAGCCCAAAGCAGATCTTGTTGCGGACCAGCGATGGCCGCGAGTTTCATCCGGTCAAAGTTTTGTCAGACCCCAGCACCGATGTAGCGGTGATGAAGGTCAACGGTATCGACTTGCCGGCTGCGCGATTGGGTGATAGCGATTCGACCGAGATCGGCGATTTTGTGATTGCGATCGGCAGCCCCTTTGGGCTCAGCCACTCGGTCACGTTCGGCATCCTCAGTGCTAAGGGGCGTCGCGATTTATCACTTGGCGAACAACGCATTGATTTGCAGGATTTCTTTCAAACCGATGCGGCGATCAATCCGGGCAATAGCGGTGGTCCGCTGTTGAATCTGCGTGGCGAAGTTGTCGCGTTGAACACCGCGATTGCCAGCAGCAGTGGCGGCAGCGAGGGGATCGGGTTCGCGATCCCGATGAACATGGCCATCAAAGTCGCCGATCAATTGGTTCGCAACGGACATCTCCGGCGCGGTTACTTGGGCGTGACTCTTGACCCTGATTTTTCCGTCGCGGACCTTGCCGCCGCAGGTTACCGAGAAAAAGGAGGGGCGCTGGTGAAGAACGTTCGGCCTGGTTCGCCAGCCGAATTGGCTCACCTGCAGCGTGGCGACATCATCGTCGAATTTGACGGCAGCCCGGTGGAGAACGATGACCACTTGGTCGCTCGCGTCGGTTTGACTCCGATCGGTTCAAGCATTCCGATGATCATCTATCGTGATGGCAAGCGATACCGAACCGCGGTAACGTTGACGGATATGAATTAG